A stretch of the Psychroserpens sp. Hel_I_66 genome encodes the following:
- a CDS encoding glycoside hydrolase family 113: MRIFSIFCMVLLFNGCAMSSLPSETINGVSFVASRDVVDETHTNPVVNVGANYAAIMPFGFLKSLDHPEIVHNTDRQWFGETRVGAKQYIEELRKKNIKIMVKPQIWVWNGEFTGKITMIDDEKWIELEQSYSSFILEYAELAQETNAEILCIGTELENFIKQRPEFWHDLISKIKTVYKGKLTYAANWDEFKRTPFWGELDYIGIDAYFPVSDQKTPTVEDCKAGWQSHKKIIKAIADEHKKPILFTEYGYRSMDYTGKEPWQSDHKIQSLNFEGQSNATEALLDEFWNEEWFAGGFVWKWFHAHDRVGGKEDNQFTPQNKPVEKIIQSFYKTE; encoded by the coding sequence ATGAGAATATTTTCAATCTTCTGTATGGTACTATTGTTTAATGGGTGCGCCATGTCAAGTTTACCTTCGGAAACTATAAATGGTGTAAGTTTTGTAGCTTCAAGAGATGTAGTTGATGAAACACACACGAATCCCGTTGTAAATGTTGGTGCCAATTATGCAGCCATTATGCCATTTGGATTTTTAAAAAGTTTAGATCATCCTGAAATCGTCCATAATACAGACAGGCAATGGTTTGGAGAAACAAGGGTAGGCGCAAAGCAATACATTGAAGAACTTAGAAAAAAGAACATTAAAATCATGGTCAAACCTCAAATTTGGGTTTGGAATGGAGAATTTACTGGTAAAATAACAATGATTGATGATGAAAAATGGATAGAATTAGAACAATCATATTCTAGCTTCATTTTAGAATATGCCGAATTAGCTCAAGAAACCAACGCAGAAATTTTATGTATTGGTACAGAACTAGAAAATTTCATAAAACAGCGACCAGAGTTTTGGCACGATTTGATCAGCAAAATTAAAACGGTATATAAAGGAAAACTAACCTATGCAGCCAATTGGGATGAGTTTAAGCGTACACCGTTTTGGGGAGAGTTGGATTATATAGGCATAGATGCCTATTTTCCGGTAAGTGATCAAAAAACACCAACTGTAGAAGACTGCAAGGCAGGATGGCAGTCGCATAAAAAAATTATTAAAGCCATTGCAGATGAGCACAAAAAACCAATTCTGTTTACAGAGTACGGTTATCGCAGTATGGATTATACAGGGAAAGAACCTTGGCAGAGTGATCACAAAATTCAATCCCTTAATTTTGAAGGTCAATCTAACGCGACGGAAGCACTTTTAGACGAATTTTGGAACGAAGAATGGTTTGCGGGAGGTTTTGTATGGAAATGGTTTCATGCACATGACAGGGTAGGAGGTAAAGAAGACAATCAATTTACACCTCAAAATAAGCCAGTGGAAAAAATAATCCAATCTTTTTATAAAACAGAATAA
- the arsM gene encoding arsenosugar biosynthesis arsenite methyltransferase ArsM gives MSYLDATNDLYKEAALKPDVGLCCTTNPIWELPGLKIPKIMQEMNYGCGSTVHARDLSNNPKMLYVGVGGGMELLQFSYFNRQKGGVIGVDVVDEMLEASRKNFKIAETQNDWFKSEFVELKKGDAMHLPVEDNSIDVAAQNCLFNIFKADDLKKAIKEMYRVLKPHGRLVMSDPTCEQPMNETLRNDDRLRALCLSGSLPIKDYVKALTDEGFGTIEIRARKPYRILDHKNYPTEELIYIESIEVAAIKDPMPKDGPCVFTGKAAIYYGDDDYFDDNAGHILVKNQPLAICDKTAKALQALNRNDIYFSPSTFHYDGGGCC, from the coding sequence ATGAGCTATTTAGATGCTACTAACGATCTCTATAAAGAGGCTGCTTTAAAACCTGATGTTGGTTTATGCTGTACCACGAATCCTATCTGGGAATTACCTGGATTGAAGATTCCTAAAATCATGCAAGAAATGAACTATGGATGCGGAAGCACAGTTCACGCCAGAGATTTGAGCAATAATCCCAAAATGCTTTACGTGGGTGTTGGTGGTGGAATGGAATTGTTGCAGTTCTCATATTTTAATCGTCAAAAAGGAGGCGTAATTGGAGTTGATGTCGTTGATGAAATGTTAGAAGCATCACGCAAAAATTTTAAAATAGCCGAAACCCAAAACGACTGGTTCAAAAGTGAATTTGTAGAACTTAAAAAAGGGGATGCAATGCATCTTCCTGTGGAAGACAATAGTATTGACGTCGCTGCTCAAAATTGTTTATTTAATATTTTTAAAGCAGACGATTTAAAGAAAGCTATTAAAGAAATGTATCGGGTTTTAAAACCTCACGGTCGTTTAGTGATGAGTGATCCTACCTGTGAGCAACCTATGAATGAGACTTTGAGAAACGATGATCGGTTAAGAGCACTATGTCTTAGCGGAAGCCTACCCATTAAAGATTACGTCAAAGCACTCACAGATGAAGGTTTTGGTACTATTGAAATTAGAGCCAGAAAACCCTATAGAATCCTTGATCATAAAAATTATCCAACCGAAGAATTGATCTACATAGAATCTATTGAAGTTGCTGCCATTAAAGATCCAATGCCAAAAGATGGTCCCTGTGTTTTTACCGGTAAAGCAGCTATATATTATGGTGATGATGATTATTTTGATGATAATGCTGGACATATTTTAGTAAAAAATCAACCTCTAGCTATATGTGACAAAACAGCTAAAGCTTTACAAGCTTTAAATAGAAATGACATATATTTTAGTCCGTCAACGTTTCATTACGATGGTGGAGGATGTTGTTAG
- a CDS encoding TIGR04282 family arsenosugar biosynthesis glycosyltransferase yields MGILSNNITNSDQDLIANFHFPKSQKAIIIFTRNPVLGKCKTRLAKTIGDEAALKVYKHLLQHTANVVQKVNADRYVFYSENINTKDLWTEDSFNKKLQTGNDLGERMHNAFLDLLQSGYKKVIIIGSDLLDLNENVIEDGFGLLETNDVVIGPAIDGGYYLLGMKELHPAIFKNKAWGTETVREDTLADLKNNNVSLLKPLNDIDTFDDMKHYDQLKPLYKTHD; encoded by the coding sequence ATGGGAATTTTATCCAATAATATTACAAATAGCGACCAAGATTTGATTGCGAACTTTCATTTTCCGAAGTCACAAAAAGCAATTATCATATTTACCAGAAATCCCGTATTGGGAAAATGCAAAACCCGTTTAGCCAAAACTATTGGAGACGAAGCTGCTTTAAAAGTTTACAAACATTTACTGCAACATACTGCTAACGTTGTTCAAAAAGTCAATGCAGACCGTTATGTGTTTTATTCTGAAAACATAAATACCAAAGATTTATGGACTGAAGATTCATTTAACAAAAAGCTCCAAACTGGCAATGATCTAGGTGAAAGAATGCATAATGCCTTTTTAGATTTATTACAATCTGGCTATAAAAAAGTCATCATTATTGGTAGTGATCTATTAGACTTAAATGAAAATGTGATTGAAGATGGTTTTGGCCTATTAGAAACTAATGACGTTGTTATTGGTCCTGCCATAGATGGAGGTTATTATCTTTTAGGCATGAAAGAATTGCATCCAGCCATTTTTAAAAACAAAGCTTGGGGAACCGAAACTGTAAGGGAAGATACTTTAGCAGATTTAAAGAACAACAATGTATCTTTGCTTAAACCGCTAAATGATATTGACACGTTTGACGACATGAAACATTACGACCAACTCAAACCACTATATAAAACACATGATTAA
- a CDS encoding metallophosphoesterase family protein, which yields MRTFAIGDIHGGLKALKQLLEKLQITKEDKLIFLGDYVDGWSESAQVIKYLIELSKTINCVFIKGNHDVWCEEWLSFGIGNQVWLLHGGKGTIESYGNFSKEQKRLHLNFFEAMDMYHIDDQNRLFIHAGFTSMHGVESEHNIQNFYFDRTLWEMALTMDKRIEENSELYPKRLKHYKEIYIGHTPTTNFNQDKPMHAINVWDVDTGAAFKGKLSAVDLETKEVFQSDVVMSFYPDETGRNDKTYNQMNIN from the coding sequence ATGAGAACATTCGCAATAGGAGACATTCACGGAGGATTAAAAGCCCTAAAACAGCTTTTAGAAAAACTTCAAATCACTAAAGAAGATAAACTCATTTTTTTAGGAGATTATGTAGATGGTTGGAGTGAATCTGCTCAAGTCATCAAATACTTGATAGAACTATCAAAAACCATAAATTGCGTATTCATTAAAGGAAACCATGATGTTTGGTGTGAAGAATGGCTGTCATTTGGAATTGGCAATCAAGTATGGCTATTACATGGTGGTAAAGGCACTATAGAAAGTTATGGCAATTTCTCAAAAGAACAGAAAAGATTACATTTAAACTTCTTTGAAGCGATGGATATGTATCATATTGATGATCAAAACCGATTATTTATTCATGCAGGGTTTACATCAATGCATGGCGTAGAAAGCGAGCATAACATTCAAAACTTCTATTTTGATCGTACACTTTGGGAAATGGCGTTGACGATGGATAAACGTATTGAAGAGAACTCAGAGTTGTATCCCAAACGATTAAAACATTACAAAGAAATTTATATTGGTCATACACCAACAACCAACTTTAATCAAGATAAGCCTATGCATGCCATTAACGTTTGGGATGTTGATACAGGAGCTGCATTTAAAGGGAAATTATCTGCAGTAGATTTAGAAACAAAAGAGGTGTTTCAAAGTGATGTTGTAATGTCATTTTATCCAGATGAAACTGGTAGGAATGATAAGACCTATAATCAAATGAATATAAATTAA
- a CDS encoding purine-nucleoside phosphorylase, with translation MIKFIKETTEYLQSKGFENPEIGIILGTGLGQLTEKIEVIEEVSYNHIPNFPTATVEFHKGKLIYGTLSGKKVIVMQGRFHIYEGYSLQDVIYPVRVMEKLGIKTLLVSNASGAINLNFKKGELMLIDDHINLQGSSPLAFKGVEALGERFTDMSAPYNLDINKKFKAIAKEHGIQLHEGVYASVVGPQLETRAEYRMLKIIGADAVGMSTVPEIIVANHLNLRAAAISVLTDECDPDNLKPVDISEIIEMAGKAEPNMITLFTELIKNL, from the coding sequence ATGATTAAATTTATAAAAGAAACTACGGAATATCTGCAATCTAAAGGTTTTGAAAATCCTGAAATAGGCATTATTCTAGGCACAGGATTAGGACAATTAACAGAGAAAATAGAAGTGATTGAAGAAGTGAGCTACAATCACATCCCAAACTTCCCAACTGCAACAGTAGAATTTCATAAAGGAAAATTGATCTACGGAACGTTGTCTGGCAAGAAAGTTATTGTCATGCAAGGTCGTTTCCATATTTATGAAGGTTACTCGCTACAAGATGTGATCTATCCTGTTCGCGTCATGGAAAAATTAGGGATCAAAACCCTATTGGTGTCAAATGCCTCTGGAGCCATTAACTTAAATTTCAAAAAAGGAGAATTAATGCTCATTGATGATCACATTAATTTACAGGGCAGTTCTCCTCTAGCCTTTAAAGGGGTTGAAGCTTTAGGCGAACGTTTTACAGATATGAGTGCGCCATATAATCTTGACATCAACAAGAAATTTAAAGCAATCGCAAAAGAACATGGTATCCAATTACACGAAGGTGTTTATGCTAGCGTCGTTGGGCCACAGTTGGAAACAAGAGCAGAATATCGTATGCTCAAAATTATTGGAGCAGATGCAGTTGGCATGAGTACCGTACCAGAAATCATTGTTGCAAACCATCTTAATTTAAGAGCAGCTGCGATTTCTGTATTAACAGACGAATGTGATCCAGACAACTTAAAACCCGTAGATATTTCTGAAATTATTGAAATGGCTGGAAAAGCAGAACCAAACATGATTACATTATTTACTGAATTGATAAAAAACCTATAA
- a CDS encoding sterol desaturase family protein, which produces MEKYLEIIKNSYSGYWNYLKNEIIFPNNYDNYFYALIILSIAVWLLEIIFPWRKNQSIFRKDFWLDTFYMFFNFFLLNLLIFIALSNTAAQFFNDILAIIGLQISSFQLFDVDDLPRWLGLFIFFIISDFVQWNTHRLLHRVPFLWNFHKVHHSVKEMGFAAHLRYHWMEPVVYKTLLYIPIAIIGGFDAKDVANVHFFAIAIGHLNHANLGWDYGKLKYIFNNPKMHIWHHAKEMPEHVRFGVNYGLTLSIWDYLFKTDYVPQSGRDIELGFAGDEHFPKGFLKQEMYPIQTKR; this is translated from the coding sequence ATGGAAAAATACCTAGAGATCATAAAAAACTCCTATTCAGGTTATTGGAATTATCTCAAAAACGAGATCATATTCCCAAATAATTATGATAACTATTTCTATGCATTAATCATACTTTCAATAGCGGTTTGGTTATTGGAAATCATTTTCCCTTGGCGAAAAAACCAGTCTATTTTTAGAAAAGATTTCTGGTTGGATACCTTTTACATGTTCTTCAATTTTTTCCTTCTTAATTTACTCATATTCATCGCACTCTCCAATACAGCAGCTCAATTTTTCAATGATATTTTAGCAATTATTGGTTTACAAATTTCAAGTTTTCAACTCTTTGATGTTGATGATTTACCACGTTGGCTGGGACTATTCATATTTTTTATAATTAGTGATTTTGTACAGTGGAACACACATCGTTTATTACATCGTGTTCCCTTTTTATGGAATTTCCATAAAGTACATCACAGCGTTAAAGAAATGGGATTCGCTGCGCATTTACGCTACCATTGGATGGAGCCTGTGGTTTATAAAACATTACTCTATATTCCTATTGCTATAATTGGTGGTTTTGACGCCAAGGATGTTGCCAATGTTCATTTTTTTGCTATTGCCATTGGCCATCTCAATCATGCCAACTTGGGTTGGGATTATGGGAAATTGAAATACATTTTTAACAATCCAAAAATGCACATTTGGCACCACGCTAAAGAAATGCCAGAGCATGTTAGGTTTGGAGTTAACTACGGACTCACATTAAGTATTTGGGATTATCTCTTTAAAACGGATTATGTTCCGCAAAGCGGACGGGATATTGAGCTTGGCTTTGCTGGAGACGAGCATTTTCCGAAGGGATTTTTAAAACAAGAAATGTACCCAATCCAAACCAAAAGATAA
- a CDS encoding sodium:solute symporter family transporter: MNPFLSILFSLSENSFPSGRLGWAQWALIIVSSLILFLLSPLAKTRDQFFKAVNNRKAPNTLVLTGSLIISWIFAKSITNAANLGLDFGIVGGVAYAGYYLSFAVAGILIYQIRTKGGFKSIHQFLTSKFGKGAMAIFSILIAIRLFNEVWSNTMVIGSYFGDTGTQPYYLAIIVFTALTLAYAVKGGLSSSIFTDVIQMVLFSVLLMVILGTIFSTENFSTQAIATSGTWSFELGLNLFFAAIIQSFSYPFHDPVLTDRAFISSPKVTRRSFILASVLGAICIVLFSLIGVYAQTQGMKGQAAVEVGKAFGVVILLVINFIMITSAASTLDSTFSSFSKLLAVDLNLGKNLTFGRASMAAIAILGTIPVFLNAEILSATTISGTMVIGLTPVFVFWNMKVPRASFYLSVICGLVFGFMLVFGIFPQVLIFTEGKYADLLWVNVWGILSCCLLYMIPKLLASTRSAKQVN, encoded by the coding sequence ATGAACCCATTTTTGAGCATACTTTTTAGTTTGAGTGAGAATTCCTTCCCTTCGGGAAGGCTAGGATGGGCTCAATGGGCATTAATAATCGTATCAAGTTTGATACTGTTTTTGTTGTCTCCTTTAGCGAAAACCCGAGATCAGTTTTTTAAAGCTGTAAACAACCGTAAAGCACCAAACACCTTGGTGCTCACCGGTAGTTTGATCATTTCTTGGATTTTTGCAAAAAGCATCACCAATGCAGCAAATCTAGGTTTAGATTTTGGGATTGTTGGTGGTGTTGCCTATGCTGGCTATTATTTGTCTTTCGCAGTTGCTGGGATTCTCATTTACCAAATAAGAACCAAAGGTGGCTTTAAAAGTATTCATCAATTTCTAACCTCAAAATTTGGAAAAGGTGCCATGGCAATCTTCTCCATTTTAATTGCCATTCGTTTGTTTAACGAAGTGTGGAGCAACACCATGGTTATCGGAAGTTACTTTGGAGATACCGGAACCCAACCTTACTATTTAGCAATCATTGTGTTTACTGCGCTCACTTTAGCCTACGCGGTTAAAGGCGGTTTAAGTAGTTCTATATTTACAGATGTGATTCAAATGGTGCTATTTTCGGTATTGTTGATGGTCATTTTAGGGACTATTTTTTCTACGGAAAATTTCTCAACCCAAGCTATCGCAACTTCAGGAACATGGAGTTTTGAATTGGGGTTAAATTTATTTTTTGCTGCCATTATACAATCGTTTAGTTATCCGTTTCATGATCCCGTTTTGACAGACCGTGCATTTATTAGTTCGCCTAAAGTGACGAGACGTAGCTTTATTTTAGCCAGTGTTCTTGGAGCAATTTGTATTGTCTTGTTTAGCCTAATTGGTGTCTACGCACAAACCCAAGGTATGAAAGGACAAGCAGCTGTAGAAGTGGGTAAGGCTTTTGGCGTTGTGATATTATTGGTCATTAACTTTATCATGATCACATCTGCTGCATCCACATTAGATTCGACGTTTTCATCGTTTTCTAAACTATTGGCTGTTGATCTTAATTTGGGGAAAAATTTAACCTTTGGACGTGCTTCAATGGCTGCAATTGCCATTTTAGGAACGATTCCTGTGTTTTTAAATGCTGAGATTTTATCTGCCACAACCATTTCGGGAACGATGGTTATTGGTTTAACTCCTGTATTTGTGTTCTGGAATATGAAAGTCCCTAGAGCTAGCTTTTATTTAAGTGTCATTTGCGGACTGGTTTTTGGGTTTATGCTTGTATTTGGCATATTTCCGCAGGTATTGATTTTTACAGAAGGTAAATATGCCGATTTGCTCTGGGTAAACGTTTGGGGAATTTTGAGTTGTTGTTTGCTCTATATGATTCCGAAGTTATTGGCTTCGACACGCTCAGCCAAACAAGTAAATTGA
- a CDS encoding TIGR04283 family arsenosugar biosynthesis glycosyltransferase produces MISIVIPILNESETIGKLITHLLENSSSKNVSQIIVVDGGSTDGSQNILNKIITKNAVEFSPNQDLNGDTLVVSKPPKTKTQTAIRLISSEKGRAKQLNKGAKNAFGDILYFLHADSFPPKNFDALIISEVKKGNKAGCFRMQFDSNHWWLRLASWLTQFSWRACRGGDQSQFITRDLFDEIGGYDENYIIYEDNILINELFARKQFVVINKKLKTSARLYRRHGVWKLQYHFWTIYVKKWFGATADELLAYYKKHIC; encoded by the coding sequence ATGATAAGTATAGTCATTCCCATTTTAAACGAATCCGAAACGATTGGTAAGCTCATTACACATTTGCTTGAGAACTCTTCGTCTAAAAACGTTTCTCAAATTATTGTTGTAGATGGTGGTAGTACAGATGGATCACAAAATATATTAAACAAAATAATTACAAAAAACGCTGTTGAGTTTTCACCAAATCAGGATCTAAATGGTGATACTTTGGTAGTATCAAAACCACCAAAAACGAAAACACAAACTGCGATACGTTTAATTTCTTCGGAAAAAGGCAGAGCAAAACAGCTCAACAAAGGTGCAAAAAACGCTTTTGGCGACATTCTCTATTTCTTGCATGCCGATTCTTTTCCGCCTAAAAATTTTGATGCACTAATCATTTCCGAAGTAAAAAAAGGTAACAAAGCAGGCTGTTTTAGGATGCAATTTGATAGTAACCATTGGTGGTTACGATTGGCAAGTTGGCTCACACAATTCTCTTGGAGAGCTTGTCGTGGTGGTGACCAAAGCCAGTTTATTACACGTGACCTTTTTGATGAGATTGGTGGTTATGACGAAAATTATATCATCTATGAAGACAATATTCTAATCAACGAGCTTTTTGCGCGCAAGCAATTTGTGGTCATCAACAAAAAACTCAAAACCTCAGCAAGACTATATCGCAGACATGGCGTTTGGAAACTACAATATCACTTCTGGACGATTTATGTCAAAAAATGGTTTGGCGCTACTGCAGATGAGTTGTTGGCCTATTATAAGAAGCATATTTGTTGA
- a CDS encoding metallophosphoesterase family protein has protein sequence MSKKIENLGELKGKVLLFGGVYSNLQALEALKQVAERDQISAENCICTGDIVGYCAQPEETVQLFKLWNAKSIAGNVEIQLREGAADCGCDFRKGSRCDGFSQQWYPFAQSKLSKSSLDFMETLPDHITFEYAGKQVTVLHGSYFNTSEFIYKSTHWDSKFSNFETTKSDVIIAGHCGLPFHHENDNKLWLNPGVIGMPANDGNPSVWYAILDDSNESFTFKHHTLDYNYKLTSQLMHNGLLPQEYARTIVTGIWDNTEILPEVESGLQGFGIQL, from the coding sequence ATGAGTAAAAAAATAGAAAATTTAGGTGAGCTAAAAGGTAAAGTGCTTCTGTTTGGAGGTGTTTATAGTAATTTGCAAGCGCTTGAAGCTTTGAAGCAAGTTGCTGAACGCGATCAAATTTCCGCAGAAAATTGTATTTGTACAGGAGATATTGTTGGCTATTGCGCGCAACCTGAAGAGACGGTTCAGTTATTTAAATTGTGGAATGCCAAAAGCATTGCTGGCAACGTAGAAATTCAATTGCGAGAAGGTGCTGCCGATTGCGGTTGCGATTTTAGAAAAGGCTCTCGCTGTGACGGTTTTTCACAACAATGGTACCCATTTGCACAAAGTAAATTATCAAAGAGTTCATTGGATTTTATGGAAACGCTTCCAGATCATATCACGTTTGAATATGCAGGTAAACAAGTGACCGTATTGCATGGCTCTTATTTTAATACTTCGGAATTTATCTATAAATCAACCCATTGGGATAGTAAGTTTTCCAACTTTGAAACGACTAAAAGTGATGTGATTATTGCTGGCCATTGCGGATTACCTTTTCACCACGAAAATGATAACAAATTATGGTTGAATCCTGGTGTTATTGGGATGCCAGCAAACGACGGTAACCCAAGTGTGTGGTATGCTATTTTGGATGACTCCAATGAAAGCTTTACCTTTAAACATCATACATTAGACTATAATTACAAATTAACAAGCCAATTGATGCACAACGGTTTATTACCTCAAGAATATGCCAGAACAATCGTCACAGGCATTTGGGATAATACCGAAATTTTGCCAGAAGTTGAAAGTGGTCTGCAAGGCTTCGGAATACAATTATAA
- a CDS encoding rhodanese-like domain-containing protein, whose product MKLILFIFFGICLLPLSAQNSLEDLLKQHNKNSVPYITVQELAMPKTEAVVLDAREFSEYKVSHLKDALFVGYNDFNIEETLKKIKDKNEPIVVYCSLGIRSETIATKLKNEGYTNVSNLYGGIFEWKNNDFEVYNSEEQKTDSIHAFSQHWSKYLLKGTKVY is encoded by the coding sequence ATGAAATTAATACTTTTTATTTTCTTTGGAATTTGCTTACTCCCATTGTCTGCTCAAAACTCTTTAGAGGATTTATTGAAGCAGCACAATAAAAATAGCGTGCCTTATATTACGGTTCAGGAATTGGCAATGCCAAAAACCGAAGCTGTTGTTTTAGATGCTCGTGAGTTTTCAGAATATAAAGTAAGTCATCTTAAAGACGCCCTATTTGTTGGGTACAATGACTTTAACATTGAAGAGACCCTTAAAAAAATAAAAGACAAAAACGAACCTATCGTCGTCTATTGCTCACTTGGCATACGATCTGAAACTATTGCGACTAAACTTAAAAATGAAGGTTACACCAATGTAAGCAACTTGTATGGTGGTATCTTTGAATGGAAAAACAATGATTTTGAAGTTTACAATTCCGAAGAACAAAAAACCGACAGCATTCACGCATTTTCGCAACACTGGAGCAAATACCTATTAAAGGGCACAAAAGTATACTAG
- a CDS encoding DUF547 domain-containing protein, translating to MKYSKHIITTLLLVFLYGCFSAKGLPIKEVKDEPATEKTTSETSMNENDNGDDDLDSETVEEDVQTDSVTMDNPLLDHSSWDQLLKKYVADNGDVDYKGFKNDSQKLNEYVNYLASQVPEKSWTVDEQLAYFINVYNANTIKLIIDNYPLKSIKDISNPWLKNRLKIGDEDYSLADIENGILRKMNEPKIHFAINCASISCPKLMNTAYTAENVQDLMKQATEEFINNSEKNKLSINSPKISEIFKWYKSDFTENGTIINYINKYANTKISEGAKINYIEYNWGLNDQK from the coding sequence ATGAAATATTCAAAACATATTATTACCACCCTACTTTTAGTCTTTTTATATGGCTGCTTTTCAGCAAAGGGATTACCAATAAAAGAAGTTAAAGATGAACCAGCAACAGAAAAAACAACTTCTGAAACCTCAATGAATGAGAATGATAATGGTGATGACGACCTTGATTCAGAAACCGTAGAAGAGGATGTGCAAACAGACTCTGTAACGATGGATAATCCATTATTGGATCATTCTTCATGGGATCAATTACTAAAAAAATATGTTGCAGATAATGGTGATGTTGACTATAAAGGGTTTAAAAATGATAGCCAAAAATTAAACGAATACGTCAATTATCTAGCCTCACAGGTCCCAGAAAAAAGTTGGACAGTTGATGAGCAACTGGCTTATTTTATCAATGTCTATAATGCAAATACCATTAAATTGATCATTGATAACTATCCTTTAAAAAGCATCAAGGATATTAGCAACCCATGGTTAAAAAACCGATTGAAAATTGGTGATGAGGATTATTCTTTAGCAGATATTGAAAACGGAATCCTTAGAAAAATGAACGAACCAAAAATTCATTTTGCTATCAATTGCGCATCTATTTCTTGTCCAAAATTAATGAATACAGCTTATACTGCTGAGAACGTACAAGATTTAATGAAACAGGCAACTGAGGAGTTTATAAATAATTCTGAAAAGAATAAACTTTCTATAAATAGCCCGAAAATTTCTGAGATCTTTAAATGGTACAAAAGTGATTTTACCGAGAACGGTACCATAATCAACTATATTAACAAATATGCAAACACTAAAATTTCAGAAGGTGCAAAAATCAATTATATCGAGTATAATTGGGGTTTGAATGACCAAAAATAA